The Carassius gibelio isolate Cgi1373 ecotype wild population from Czech Republic chromosome A19, carGib1.2-hapl.c, whole genome shotgun sequence genome segment tgttttgtctcaaagtacaccagtaatgttttttccTGAGGCACGTTtataaaaatgactgaaatgtcctaattgaactatggcacAAAGAATAGTAACAGACAACAGAAGCAAGAAAAAACTCTGAAGATGTTTCAAATGGAAAGAAACTTTGTGTGTCCTCTTCCTCGCATTGACACATATTTCAACAGATGTGTTCAAAACATACATAGAAATACATAGAAATGACAGAACAATCAGGAGATCAGTTACTCTGTTATACTGTGAGGATCATATTCATATTCTGCTGATCTCAGAGTGAACGATCAGTGCTAATCAACATGAAGATGATCATCTTTATCTCTGATGATCTCAGATAATACTAACTGCTTTCTACTAGACTTCATCACACAGTGAATCGTGGAATATCTTAATAATGTCAGCTCACACATCATTAAATCAAcaactatattttttttaaacatacatatCTCCCCAGCAGCTGTTGACAGAGTCGTCTTGGCACTGAATGGCTTGACAATACCAGAACATTCTCTGACGTTATGCCAGTAGGCGGGAGAAAGAATCATCTATCTATCCAATTTGAAGACCATTCTTGCTGAGTCACAAATCCTTGTGTTGGTTgtcatgaaaatatgaaaagaTATTTAGCTGCTTCTCTCACCTATTTTAGGTTTGTTAACTAAATTGTGGAAGGACTGTCGAAATAAACCAATAAACTTGTTAACCCTTTGACACGTACGATCACACCAGTATAATCAGTCTTGGCTGGATCCTgaagcgtacgatcacaccggtgtgattagaACTTTCAGTGCGTCACGTCATCAACTGCTAGTTCCTGTGTCTCGTCTGCTGAACCTGTGTGTGACCTCTGTGCTGACGTCTCCATATGAAGACAGAAATAACAATCACAGCTAGAATCACCAAACACACGACAACTGGTACAATCCAGTTCTCTACAGatggaagaggaagatgcaaagagagcatattaaaaaaaaatgattttttttttcatcattaaacTTGCTTGAGGATTTcttaaagcagttttactcactgtgTTGTTCAGTGTCGTCCATTTTTTTCGGTGATTTTCTACCTGATTCTGTAGAAGATGTTGAAAGGTAAATCACAGTTTAACATCAATATTTCTGTTAATGTTCAGATCATGATGAATAAACCTCAGCTGTCcaaatgctttataaataatatttcctcATATCTGAGTTTCTCACCTGTGATTGAGACTGTGATCAAGATTTCTCCTTCAGTGTCCAGAACTCTGTATGTTCCTGCATCACTGTCCAGAAATGATTTAATGATCAGGTTTCCATCATTATCATCATTCATTCGGTCGCTCTGAACCCCGTGATCTCTCGTCCAAACCTCCTTCCACTCTCCACTAGAGTTTGTCTTCACTTTATCAGCATCAGACACCAGAACAGACATCTTTAGCTCCTCGCCTGTTTTCACAGAaatctcatctgaggagaaacagaaagatattaatcattattataatgctGTCAATCAATCAAGACCATAAACACAGATTTATGATTGGTGACCAGATGTAATCATTTAAAGAAGCAGATGCTGATGTTTGATCAGTTTAGTCTTCACCATCAATATGAAGTCGGTACGTCCACTTCTTTTGTTCAATCGGCACTATCCGATCATTATTTGGCTTCAGCTCTGTCTGATCATTATTGTAATAGATATCCAAAGTGTAATTCCCAGCGTCACTGAAGATCAGATTCTTGATGACGACGTCACAGTTTCCTTCTTTAAACACTCGTCCACTACATTCTTCAGTCTCACACACAGATATGAGTCTTGATATGTTGTCTGGCTGCTTGAATAAATCAATCTGAACAATATTATTGTCCTCATGTTCACATCTGAGTCTGATGTTTCCTCCCTTTTTTCCAGACACAGATATAGTGGAGGTTTCTGCAAATAAAGGAAATATTAAATCGTTAGAAAGTAtcaatactgaaaaataaatgtgtttctgtCTATTCTCTGTAATTgatgttattataaaatattctaaTAGAGATAATTTATTCAGCTGTATTTTCTTTTGCTGCAGATATTTCATCTCAGTGGAAGTGGATTCATCATCTGTGAACTGATGGAGGAGTTTCTCTAATATTTAAGATCAGATATGAATGTAAATATTAAGGATGTTCATTGCTCATCAGAGACATGATCTATTTTGTCTTTGTGCTCTTCATCTAGACTCTCAACCTCAGGTTATTCATCGTCTCTAcatgaaataaaatcattaaatgctGAATCTCAAGCACTAATGACTAATGAGATCTGCTTCATGAATGAACAGAAAACAGCAGCTTCATCACAATCTAAATGAGCTTCCAGAGCTTTACCTTACAAACACCTGAGATTCAACTCTTCCTgcttttaacaaaaaatacagcAATCGTTTATAATAATGAACACAGAACTAAAGAAGTGACTTCATTACAGCAaagatattcataaaaaaaattacattttaatttatgataaaaataatataaagctGTATCAGATGTAAGAGAGCAGATGTAATGAACTCCTGaacaatttttattaataaatgaacagCAGATAAATCAGTGAAATCTCCACATCAATCCACAAATGTTCACAAAAGTCTTGGTTGAGAGACACAACAGAGAAATAATTGACTAGAATAACTCTATCTGACACTGAACACCAAGAATAAATAGAGTTTCTGAACATAAATGACACTGACCGCTGTGATAAACCAGACAAAACAGCAGCAGAAGAAGATTGAAGCATCTGAACCTGATGAGAATAAGagacagatacagacacacaTCACAAACACATTAATACAGACAGAAAATACTGATCTGA includes the following:
- the LOC127935359 gene encoding uncharacterized protein LOC127935359 — protein: MFRCFNLLLLLFCLVYHSETSTISVSGKKGGNIRLRCEHEDNNIVQIDLFKQPDNISRLISVCETEECSGRVFKEGNCDVVIKNLIFSDAGNYTLDIYYNNDQTELKPNNDRIVPIEQKKWTYRLHIDDEISVKTGEELKMSVLVSDADKVKTNSSGEWKEVWTRDHGVQSDRMNDDNDGNLIIKSFLDSDAGTYRVLDTEGEILITVSITESGRKSPKKMDDTEQHKNWIVPVVVCLVILAVIVISVFIWRRQHRGHTQVQQTRHRN